A single window of Mycoplasma bradburyae DNA harbors:
- a CDS encoding ABC transporter ATP-binding protein: MEKEILTIENLSVSYKNKDVLKNISAKIYEGELVSILGPSGCGKTTLLNAIAGFIKPVKGLIKFTGYDKVSDIELGFVFQNSILYEEISVYKNIYLSLINSYNQFYSTYLDCYLKIGVIDEKKHKEFKNFLKLSINNKRQKRKFKSNLFLLNFTLFFKKNKKYFQFFKELKKSIKKQIIDVANRLNIIDVLYTKSSNLSGGQKQRVAIAKSLIKHIKLILLDEPFASLDAKIKESSRDWLRKIQKEYGISMILVTHDQNDAMLISDRIMFINNNTIAQFDRPEIIYNSPINLATAKFVGFPEIIKIANSTNKYIRPNKLTIEKDSESQTKIQNIQSMGSQDVIEFSSDLFEGLSKVIVKSHEFNVNDGIKISFNEKDIMVLE, translated from the coding sequence ATGGAAAAAGAGATACTAACAATCGAGAATCTGAGTGTTTCATATAAGAATAAAGATGTTTTGAAAAACATCAGCGCTAAGATTTATGAAGGTGAATTAGTTTCAATATTAGGTCCTAGTGGTTGCGGCAAAACTACTTTATTAAATGCTATAGCTGGATTCATAAAACCTGTAAAAGGTTTAATTAAATTTACCGGTTATGATAAAGTTAGTGATATTGAGTTAGGATTTGTTTTTCAAAACTCTATTTTATATGAAGAAATAAGTGTCTATAAAAATATTTATTTATCATTAATCAACTCTTATAATCAATTTTACTCTACATATTTAGATTGCTATTTAAAAATAGGAGTAATTGATGAAAAAAAACATAAAGAATTTAAAAATTTTTTAAAACTATCAATAAATAATAAAAGGCAAAAAAGAAAATTTAAATCAAATTTATTTTTATTAAATTTTACGCTGTTTTTTAAAAAAAATAAAAAATATTTTCAATTTTTTAAAGAGTTAAAAAAGTCAATAAAAAAGCAAATTATTGATGTTGCTAATCGTTTGAATATTATTGATGTTTTATATACAAAATCATCTAATTTATCAGGCGGTCAAAAGCAACGCGTAGCGATAGCTAAATCATTAATAAAACATATTAAACTTATTTTATTAGATGAACCATTCGCTTCGCTTGACGCAAAAATAAAAGAAAGTTCTAGAGATTGATTAAGAAAAATTCAAAAAGAATATGGAATATCAATGATTTTAGTGACTCACGATCAAAACGATGCAATGTTGATAAGCGATCGAATTATGTTTATTAACAATAACACTATAGCGCAATTTGATCGACCAGAAATTATTTATAATTCACCGATTAACTTAGCTACAGCAAAATTTGTAGGTTTTCCTGAAATCATTAAAATAGCTAATTCAACAAATAAATATATAAGACCTAATAAATTAACGATAGAAAAAGATTCAGAATCACAAACCAAAATTCAAAACATCCAAAGTATGGGTTCTCAAGATGTTATTGAATTTTCATCTGATCTTTTTGAAGGGTTAAGTAAAGTAATAGTTAAGTCGCATGAATTTAATGTTAATGATGGTATAAAAATATCATTTAACGAAAAAGATATTATGGTTCTGGAGTAG
- a CDS encoding sugar ABC transporter permease yields MLIDKIAKRKEKIKSNTIGLILLIPIILLLVFFTFLPIILSFIESFKVYAKHSMINYSFGIKNFKELVNDTEFKDALFNTNLLIFLGTPSVIILAFILSLIFCEISSKIFRNITVVCLFSQFFTSAFAVGVSFIYLFGTNNDGFNRLFDTKIRFTNDYEGRKILIVYFIYYIWRLLPFNVVMISFSFSSSLEKYNRVIQIDRIKFWHKVWYVYLKNANTVFWLILYVNFANAGLFYPSAIVNANLRLTKGNTLASYLYDHINPNENSSAQLNYPLAAAANVVIILYLSFISIIFMIVKKINLIKLINGLRVKMKKAGNTNENL; encoded by the coding sequence ATGTTGATAGATAAAATAGCTAAAAGAAAAGAGAAAATTAAGAGTAATACAATTGGATTAATTTTATTGATACCAATTATTTTACTCTTAGTTTTTTTTACATTTTTACCGATAATTTTGTCATTTATAGAGTCTTTTAAAGTGTATGCTAAACATAGCATGATTAATTACTCTTTTGGTATAAAAAATTTTAAAGAATTAGTTAACGATACTGAGTTTAAAGATGCGTTATTTAATACAAATTTATTGATATTTTTAGGTACTCCGTCTGTTATTATATTAGCGTTCATTTTATCGCTAATCTTTTGTGAGATTTCTTCTAAAATATTTAGAAACATAACTGTTGTTTGTTTGTTTTCGCAATTCTTTACATCAGCATTTGCTGTCGGAGTTTCATTTATTTATCTATTCGGAACTAACAATGATGGCTTCAATCGCTTGTTTGATACCAAGATTAGATTCACTAACGATTATGAAGGCAGAAAAATTTTAATCGTTTATTTTATTTACTATATTTGAAGATTATTGCCTTTTAATGTTGTAATGATTAGTTTCAGTTTTTCAAGCTCGTTAGAAAAATATAATCGAGTAATTCAAATTGATCGAATTAAATTTTGACACAAGGTTTGATATGTATATCTAAAAAATGCTAATACAGTTTTTTGATTAATATTATATGTCAACTTTGCTAATGCTGGATTATTTTATCCTTCAGCAATTGTTAATGCCAATCTAAGGTTAACTAAAGGGAATACATTAGCTAGTTATCTTTATGATCATATAAATCCTAATGAAAATTCATCAGCGCAACTAAATTATCCGTTAGCTGCAGCTGCTAATGTAGTCATCATATTATATTTATCATTCATATCAATTATCTTTATGATTGTTAAAAAAATAAACCTAATTAAGTTAATTAATGGTCTAAGAGTTAAGATGAAAAAAGCGGGTAATACTAATGAAAATCTTTAA
- a CDS encoding ABC transporter permease subunit, which produces MKIFKHIFFAIIIVILILLVLFPLYYLIVLSFTSNDQILKNIASLLPDGFHYENYKGLIDREFWYSFLLTFLSVLILIVLKLGSTLLAAFGLNKVSLSLRKILFIFFLITSFIPEISIYLYLFRTLNEARIINNDSLAFVLSLTMLFSFFMLMLFYSAINKEYENKKNVMRIDRINGFQAFFHIYLPKLKVPIYLLIIFTTIEGWNSFLWPQLILSGRVYNDSMPINTISTWFIKLGMIDMLDLINVRAAGAFISTLIPLSIYFVCSRIINKRMYKMVS; this is translated from the coding sequence ATGAAAATCTTTAAGCATATCTTCTTTGCAATAATAATCGTTATTCTTATCTTATTAGTGCTATTCCCTTTGTATTATCTAATCGTTCTTTCATTTACATCTAACGATCAGATTTTAAAAAATATAGCTTCTTTATTGCCAGATGGATTTCATTATGAAAACTATAAAGGTTTAATTGATAGAGAATTTTGATATTCATTCTTATTAACATTCTTATCAGTTTTAATTCTAATTGTCTTAAAACTAGGATCAACATTATTAGCTGCTTTTGGCTTGAATAAAGTCTCGTTAAGTTTAAGAAAAATATTATTTATATTTTTCTTGATTACTTCATTTATTCCCGAAATATCAATTTATCTTTATTTATTCAGAACATTAAATGAAGCAAGAATAATTAATAATGACTCATTAGCTTTTGTTTTAAGTCTAACAATGCTGTTTTCATTCTTTATGTTAATGTTGTTTTATAGCGCTATTAATAAAGAATATGAAAATAAGAAAAATGTAATGAGAATTGATCGTATTAACGGTTTTCAAGCGTTTTTTCATATCTACTTACCAAAATTAAAAGTACCAATTTATCTTTTAATTATCTTTACTACAATTGAAGGATGAAATTCATTCTTATGACCACAATTAATCTTATCTGGTAGAGTTTATAATGACTCTATGCCAATTAATACGATTAGTACATGATTTATTAAATTAGGTATGATCGATATGTTAGATTTAATTAATGTTAGAGCGGCAGGTGCTTTTATCTCGACATTAATCCCATTATCGATATATTTTGTATGTTCAAGAATAATTAATAAAAGAATGTATAAAATGGTTTCATAA
- a CDS encoding NAD(P)H-dependent oxidoreductase, producing the protein MNKIVVISCSNTDIKKSINYDLANKIATMGSFDFINLVDYQVDYFSNDIMDNVPDKIKELSEKINQYNELILVTPEINGYLPSFAKNIFDWLSLNKKWLTNKKAYVLSATPGMKGGPKVRRLLSDFLGYFGAEIFGSVGFSDYQLNQDRKKEIQEFVNSVISNS; encoded by the coding sequence ATGAATAAAATAGTTGTTATTTCTTGTTCAAATACCGATATAAAAAAATCAATTAACTATGATTTAGCTAATAAAATAGCTACCATGGGTTCATTTGATTTTATTAACTTGGTAGATTATCAAGTGGATTATTTTTCAAACGACATTATGGATAATGTCCCTGATAAAATCAAAGAACTAAGCGAAAAAATAAATCAATACAATGAATTAATTTTAGTTACACCTGAAATTAATGGTTATTTACCAAGCTTTGCTAAAAATATTTTTGATTGATTATCACTTAATAAGAAGTGATTAACAAATAAAAAAGCTTATGTATTATCAGCTACACCAGGAATGAAGGGCGGCCCTAAAGTAAGAAGATTACTATCCGATTTTTTAGGTTATTTTGGCGCAGAAATTTTTGGATCAGTTGGTTTCAGTGATTACCAATTAAATCAAGACCGTAAAAAGGAGATTCAAGAATTTGTTAACAGCGTTATTTCAAACTCATAA
- a CDS encoding ATP-binding protein, with protein sequence MIEQKYIKQLVLSNSSITQTLEFDKGVNVIIGTKGGGKSTLLKILYALHNNVATYDKEINEITNQFGFSIKKLVYSNGDTIEWSRVRNKEKDTVKRGDFVKQDDDIKTQFDIIQKFKKEKNKFLSNTSEIVANNLKPFFEKYIEGIDEIDDDLSKLNNFAFGDIFKLNNAKNRVILEQLQDFLKVSTNQELLKNNEVAAKKHDELLSILDKFNNELNQNIKYFDSDFFIDQEGYETVVKALDIIRGIHYKNIQSKKFDNIKYIASQKAYEHYQKLLSESEDITNRIASAPKLLDDYFEKIGKSIATNFAFFDGFKRENFYAIPIKNKTISESDPDIEFGIDLKFNIHETNQNDVFLYDFLSKFLYKPSGKDSTDKAEWVSYNIGKNIKKSIDKISDQLKENFTKNLSDNITVLLNGKDYKKLSLGTRSSYGVSRVIRNCTSSILFLDQPEDNVDSYTITKTLIPELNNNKNINQIFVVTHNANTGVLTNPSTTTVCSFTNNDLANSYRQTSFRDKIEIIENEIINTNPSIHYLEGGDKALNDRYEKLIKNIKEDSQNE encoded by the coding sequence ATGATTGAACAAAAATACATAAAACAATTGGTATTGAGCAATAGTTCAATAACCCAAACCTTAGAATTTGATAAGGGTGTAAATGTTATTATCGGAACTAAAGGAGGAGGTAAATCTACCTTATTAAAAATCCTTTATGCATTGCATAATAATGTAGCTACTTATGACAAGGAAATTAATGAAATTACCAATCAATTCGGATTCAGTATCAAAAAGTTAGTCTATTCTAACGGCGACACTATTGAGTGATCGAGAGTTAGAAACAAAGAAAAAGATACTGTTAAAAGAGGAGATTTTGTAAAACAAGACGATGATATCAAAACGCAATTTGATATCATCCAAAAATTTAAAAAGGAAAAAAATAAATTCCTATCAAACACCTCTGAGATAGTTGCTAATAATTTAAAACCTTTTTTTGAAAAATATATTGAAGGTATCGATGAAATAGATGATGATTTATCCAAATTAAATAATTTCGCTTTTGGCGACATTTTTAAATTGAATAACGCTAAAAATAGAGTTATTTTAGAACAGTTACAAGATTTTTTAAAAGTTTCAACTAATCAAGAACTTTTAAAAAATAACGAAGTAGCTGCTAAAAAACATGATGAATTATTAAGTATTTTAGATAAATTTAATAATGAGTTAAACCAAAATATTAAGTATTTTGATAGTGATTTTTTTATTGATCAAGAAGGTTATGAAACAGTTGTTAAAGCTCTTGATATAATCCGTGGTATCCACTATAAAAATATTCAAAGTAAGAAATTTGATAACATCAAGTACATAGCATCGCAAAAAGCTTATGAGCATTATCAAAAACTTTTATCTGAATCAGAAGATATTACTAACAGAATAGCATCAGCCCCAAAATTACTGGATGATTATTTTGAAAAGATCGGTAAATCTATCGCTACTAATTTTGCATTTTTTGATGGTTTCAAAAGAGAAAATTTCTACGCAATACCAATTAAAAATAAAACTATCAGCGAAAGCGATCCTGATATTGAATTTGGAATTGATCTTAAGTTTAACATTCATGAAACTAATCAAAATGATGTATTCTTATATGATTTTTTATCTAAATTTTTATATAAACCTAGTGGTAAAGATTCAACTGATAAGGCTGAATGAGTTTCTTATAATATCGGAAAAAACATTAAAAAAAGTATAGATAAAATTTCTGATCAATTAAAAGAAAATTTTACCAAAAATCTATCAGATAATATAACGGTTTTGTTGAATGGTAAGGATTACAAAAAATTGTCATTAGGAACAAGATCTAGTTATGGTGTAAGTAGAGTTATCAGAAATTGTACTTCATCTATCTTATTCTTAGACCAACCTGAAGATAATGTTGATAGTTATACGATTACTAAAACATTAATACCTGAACTTAATAATAATAAGAACATTAACCAAATATTTGTTGTTACCCATAATGCCAATACAGGGGTTTTAACTAATCCATCAACAACTACTGTGTGTTCTTTTACTAATAACGATTTAGCTAATTCTTATCGCCAAACGAGTTTTAGGGATAAAATAGAAATAATCGAAAACGAAATAATTAATACCAATCCTTCAATTCACTATTTAGAAGGCGGTGACAAAGCATTAAATGACAGATATGAAAAATTAATTAAGAATATCAAGGAAGACAGCCAAAATGAATAA
- a CDS encoding PHP domain-containing protein, producing MSKQIVDLHIHSHNSMYIGEKQVPKTIFSGDKYLSTLKENNVRAFSFTDHDTFSDTFYFELQDLISKIDDYKISIFPGVEFRIKSKNRIKGADCNFVFDNQLSKERIQELSRLVSKLQSRKHGADIKTLVKHFSNANYVFFIIPDVGKSGSCSYEDFQDVIEYVKYVECDKNNSNRLSNLIKQGLNIDYKQVFFSDCHNINNYHLKPSKTLINVNENKIIDFEDLKNLLFIE from the coding sequence ATGTCAAAACAAATTGTTGATCTTCATATTCATAGCCATAATTCGATGTATATAGGAGAAAAACAAGTTCCTAAAACTATTTTTAGCGGTGATAAATACTTATCTACACTAAAAGAAAATAATGTCAGAGCATTTAGTTTTACTGATCATGATACTTTTAGTGATACTTTTTATTTTGAACTGCAAGATTTAATAAGTAAAATCGATGATTATAAGATTTCAATCTTTCCTGGGGTCGAATTTAGAATTAAATCTAAAAATAGAATTAAGGGTGCTGATTGCAACTTTGTTTTTGACAACCAATTATCTAAAGAACGAATTCAAGAACTTTCTAGACTTGTAAGTAAGTTGCAATCTAGAAAACATGGTGCTGATATTAAAACATTAGTTAAGCATTTTAGCAATGCTAACTATGTTTTTTTTATTATCCCAGATGTCGGTAAATCTGGAAGTTGTTCTTATGAGGATTTTCAAGATGTTATTGAATATGTTAAATATGTTGAATGTGATAAGAACAATAGTAATCGCTTATCCAATCTAATTAAACAAGGATTAAATATTGATTACAAGCAAGTATTTTTTAGCGATTGTCATAATATTAATAACTATCATTTGAAGCCTTCAAAAACTTTAATTAACGTAAATGAAAATAAAATTATTGACTTTGAAGATTTAAAAAATCTTCTTTTTATAGAATAA
- a CDS encoding HAD-IIB family hydrolase, producing the protein MSLINTKFVYTDLDDTIITSKKESKFLYKGQRYKDLFDVPAEVVEAFQKLIKKGIYTGIATGRDYRKVYPLLASTDMFNLPTITDDGACVFINNKCVKATFIDRSVINRFIKLAKKFKNISYTINTPYGVYVSKNKSWWTLQDEFINEKYPNEMFKLRYVDLSKVTNFYNDQITAMTISTKPIALKPLTQRETDFFIDLSNYGNVRVTKYKQDVVIRPNESKASGIFWVKNNFNNKITKDNTICFGDNHNDVDMFKWSNLSVAVNNAKDVYKSFAKYLADDCQNFGVAKFINQHLLED; encoded by the coding sequence ATGAGTTTAATAAATACGAAATTCGTTTATACTGATTTAGACGATACTATCATTACTTCTAAGAAAGAATCTAAGTTCTTATATAAAGGTCAAAGATACAAAGATCTATTCGATGTTCCAGCTGAAGTTGTTGAAGCTTTTCAAAAACTTATTAAAAAAGGAATATACACTGGAATAGCAACTGGTAGAGATTACCGTAAGGTATATCCATTATTAGCTAGCACTGATATGTTTAATTTACCTACGATTACTGACGACGGTGCTTGTGTTTTTATTAACAATAAATGTGTTAAAGCTACATTTATTGATCGTTCAGTAATTAATCGCTTCATAAAATTAGCTAAGAAATTTAAGAACATATCTTATACAATTAATACTCCTTATGGGGTTTATGTTTCTAAGAATAAATCTTGATGAACATTACAAGATGAATTCATTAATGAGAAATATCCTAATGAGATGTTTAAATTAAGATATGTTGATCTGTCTAAAGTAACTAATTTTTACAACGATCAAATCACTGCTATGACAATTAGCACTAAACCAATCGCACTTAAACCATTAACTCAGCGTGAAACTGATTTCTTTATTGATTTAAGTAATTATGGTAATGTTCGCGTTACCAAATACAAACAAGACGTAGTAATTCGTCCAAATGAATCTAAAGCTAGTGGTATTTTCTGAGTAAAGAATAACTTTAATAACAAGATTACTAAAGATAATACAATTTGTTTTGGGGATAATCACAACGATGTAGATATGTTTAAGTGATCGAATTTAAGTGTTGCTGTAAATAATGCTAAAGACGTTTATAAATCATTTGCAAAATATCTAGCTGATGATTGTCAAAACTTTGGTGTTGCTAAATTTATTAACCAACACTTGCTAGAGGACTAA
- a CDS encoding arsenic metallochaperone ArsD family protein: MLKPSNNNGFIYSNRLKNQAELSVSNTTDTINDNGSIYRKSIEKFDPTQKPGYEHNNNFNGLKLTNGGYIFISGENDSDIYRTDYFYNTLWIYRFESRNSVSRHVIEVIQDTNDPSSFYVLTAPKNNDEIAIRAYSNGDPTGFGSITKLKENLDRDINKRVDFQAEIFIDPQSLISNIPSSWNNSPEFLKNTVGLTNNGQFVFSYNNYLSNLANVVIYRQNIYIVGGNGNIDPMISDRFQSLGIFRIDKNLNSVIGWPYAVLIGGWVNHNNNNKSVNLPIFEDDRFSYVIRGAIAGAKVISDTGQIQIGGSFSIGDDNVLNFGDNDVKPVRSNSTDLQLLGTFRLNLTVLDSLGAFVSPIEDSPNTNLKKLNPMFLTVSGYEDFNFNNNGELFNNKEELRLKSKLSSTSNYFYNNVSNFSFGFDFGAFTMQFNDLTIVFDTNDRYYVIQPPSTLMNHFGSGNDKYNWDNYVNSISSANYASIRDDTANNTIIIFWSKKKQNVNNKVALVYVVEKKNGGYISRPITSINQNILDKTQQISNDSNFGIYPIKNVVSLNGIQNILVYLDSNNSNLNALSLFNFSIDEATDQLIIDNNYQNTISARDAYLGNGELLLNPGNDDLFVYNVQKIITPYGDDYRIKNQYINLFIKYNRGTNNRRPNLLLLIKKEDLDLMNQSFKMQALVQNPLVKNYYESIPGLNFKYRYYGFGANPSWVFRFIIIASIVFFVPLVWIGIIFVLRFYGFSLRDYIEIEKKKHNEKQLLSSFKEIIDDYEKNLVNDSKKGSLIEKQYGELMKMIDVAQHRQFNEKLKVYLFESSVISKTEGDDLGMRLLKTKLQLLQRYFIDNGVACYRYNLKDHKDIFLSNPKLINHLKKTNFKLPVIMDNNDILHFGSYPTNEEISSMFGININWLKKIDALTWRIVHDKNNQNFYNSPKFSNAYVDNLMNQQRNIPPNRYQNQQRK; the protein is encoded by the coding sequence TTGCTAAAACCTAGTAATAATAATGGTTTTATTTACTCAAATCGATTAAAAAATCAAGCAGAATTATCTGTTAGCAACACTACAGATACTATAAATGATAACGGATCAATTTATAGAAAAAGTATTGAAAAATTTGATCCAACACAAAAACCTGGTTATGAGCATAATAACAATTTTAATGGCTTGAAACTAACTAATGGTGGTTATATTTTTATCTCTGGAGAAAATGATAGCGACATTTATCGCACAGATTATTTTTATAACACTTTATGAATTTATCGTTTTGAAAGCAGAAACTCTGTTAGTCGCCATGTTATTGAAGTAATTCAAGATACTAATGATCCTAGTTCTTTTTATGTTTTAACAGCGCCTAAGAATAATGATGAAATTGCTATTAGAGCTTATTCTAATGGTGATCCAACTGGTTTTGGTTCAATTACTAAGTTAAAAGAAAATCTTGATCGAGATATTAATAAAAGGGTTGATTTTCAAGCTGAAATTTTTATTGATCCTCAGTCATTAATTAGTAATATCCCTTCATCTTGAAATAACAGTCCAGAGTTTTTAAAAAATACTGTAGGTTTAACAAATAACGGTCAGTTTGTTTTTTCTTATAATAACTACTTATCCAATTTAGCTAATGTGGTTATTTATCGTCAAAATATCTATATTGTTGGTGGTAATGGAAATATTGATCCAATGATAAGTGATAGGTTTCAATCATTAGGTATTTTCAGAATTGATAAGAATCTTAATAGCGTTATCGGATGACCTTATGCTGTTTTGATAGGAGGATGAGTAAATCACAATAATAACAATAAATCTGTCAATTTACCGATTTTTGAAGATGATCGGTTTAGTTATGTGATTCGTGGTGCGATAGCAGGAGCTAAAGTAATCTCAGATACTGGACAGATTCAAATTGGTGGTAGTTTTTCTATTGGTGATGATAATGTTCTAAATTTTGGGGATAACGATGTAAAACCTGTTAGAAGTAATAGCACTGATCTTCAATTATTAGGGACATTTAGATTAAATTTAACAGTTTTAGATTCTTTAGGCGCATTTGTATCACCTATAGAAGATAGTCCGAATACGAATCTAAAAAAACTTAACCCAATGTTTTTAACCGTTTCTGGTTATGAAGATTTTAACTTTAATAACAATGGTGAGTTATTTAATAATAAAGAAGAATTAAGACTAAAATCCAAATTATCTTCAACTTCAAATTATTTTTATAACAATGTATCGAATTTTTCTTTTGGGTTTGATTTCGGTGCTTTTACTATGCAATTTAATGATCTTACGATTGTTTTTGATACAAACGATAGATATTATGTAATTCAACCGCCTTCAACTTTAATGAATCATTTTGGTTCAGGAAATGATAAATATAACTGAGATAATTATGTTAATTCGATCAGCTCAGCTAATTATGCTTCAATTAGAGATGATACTGCAAACAATACAATTATTATTTTTTGATCTAAAAAGAAGCAGAATGTTAATAATAAAGTAGCTCTTGTGTATGTTGTTGAGAAAAAAAATGGTGGATACATCTCAAGACCAATAACATCAATCAATCAAAATATTTTAGATAAAACTCAACAAATTTCGAATGATTCTAATTTTGGTATCTACCCGATTAAGAATGTAGTTTCGTTAAACGGAATTCAAAATATCTTAGTGTATTTGGATTCTAATAATTCTAATCTTAATGCATTATCGTTATTCAATTTTTCGATCGATGAAGCAACTGATCAATTAATAATCGATAATAATTATCAAAATACTATATCAGCAAGAGATGCTTATCTTGGTAATGGTGAGTTATTGCTAAACCCTGGTAATGATGATCTTTTTGTTTATAATGTACAAAAAATAATTACTCCTTATGGAGATGATTATCGTATTAAGAATCAGTACATTAATTTATTTATAAAATACAACCGAGGGACTAATAATCGTAGACCAAATCTTCTACTTTTAATTAAAAAAGAAGATTTGGATCTAATGAATCAATCATTTAAAATGCAAGCTCTTGTTCAAAATCCTTTAGTCAAAAATTATTATGAATCAATCCCTGGATTAAATTTTAAGTATCGTTATTACGGATTTGGAGCTAATCCTAGTTGGGTGTTTAGATTTATTATTATTGCTTCAATCGTATTTTTTGTTCCGTTAGTGTGAATCGGAATTATCTTTGTTTTGAGATTTTATGGTTTTTCTTTACGAGACTATATTGAAATTGAAAAAAAGAAACACAATGAAAAACAATTGTTATCTTCATTCAAAGAAATCATTGATGATTATGAAAAAAATCTTGTTAACGATAGCAAGAAGGGTTCGTTAATAGAAAAACAATATGGTGAGCTTATGAAGATGATTGATGTTGCTCAGCATCGCCAGTTTAATGAAAAACTCAAAGTTTACTTATTTGAATCTTCAGTGATTTCTAAAACAGAAGGTGATGATTTAGGTATGCGGTTGTTAAAAACAAAACTACAACTATTACAACGCTACTTCATTGATAATGGTGTTGCTTGTTACCGTTATAACTTAAAAGATCATAAGGATATATTCTTGAGTAATCCTAAACTAATAAATCATTTAAAGAAAACTAATTTCAAGTTACCTGTAATTATGGATAATAATGATATTTTACATTTTGGTAGCTATCCGACAAATGAAGAGATTTCAAGTATGTTTGGAATTAATATCAATTGGTTAAAAAAGATTGATGCTCTTACTTGAAGAATAGTTCATGATAAAAATAATCAAAATTTCTATAATTCCCCTAAATTTAGCAACGCTTATGTTGATAATTTAATGAATCAACAAAGAAACATACCTCCTAATCGTTATCAAAACCAACAAAGAAAATAA
- a CDS encoding MPN527 family putative ECF transporter permease subunit: MLIQKKDKKKNNNYSFNFKLSFNASMLALAIIFAYFSSLIKIPFFSSLSLTIDISIVFLLPVIYISSLISALMLSLTLSLVHFIWNPSNWIGIIFLTIINVFVILIFCFLNWLFNKTNLKNKKIKWLIIWMLIIPISMVLFSAINGILITPLYWWWFRAVKTINFIEIANYYNSTNNLRFFLLFIDDYWTGIFALYSFFNFAKFSLIAFFAIPLLIFFQHNLFTKNLF; this comes from the coding sequence GTGCTAATACAAAAGAAAGATAAGAAAAAGAATAATAATTATAGTTTTAACTTTAAATTATCATTTAACGCTAGTATGCTAGCGTTAGCTATTATATTTGCTTATTTTTCATCTTTAATAAAAATCCCTTTTTTTAGTTCACTCTCTTTAACAATTGACATCTCAATTGTTTTTTTATTGCCCGTTATTTATATTAGCTCTTTAATATCTGCGTTAATGTTGTCATTAACGCTATCTCTCGTTCATTTTATATGAAACCCTAGTAATTGGATAGGAATAATATTTTTAACGATTATTAATGTGTTTGTGATTTTAATTTTTTGTTTTTTAAATTGACTTTTTAATAAAACTAATTTAAAAAACAAAAAAATTAAATGGTTAATTATCTGGATGTTGATTATACCAATATCTATGGTGTTATTTTCAGCTATAAACGGGATACTGATTACTCCATTGTATTGATGGTGGTTTAGAGCTGTTAAAACAATTAATTTTATAGAAATAGCTAATTATTACAATTCAACTAACAATTTAAGGTTCTTTTTATTGTTTATAGATGATTATTGAACCGGAATTTTCGCTTTGTATTCATTCTTTAATTTTGCGAAATTTAGTTTAATTGCTTTTTTTGCTATTCCTTTATTAATTTTCTTTCAACACAATTTATTTACAAAAAATTTATTTTAA